A window of the Streptomyces finlayi genome harbors these coding sequences:
- a CDS encoding GH92 family glycosyl hydrolase, with protein MRAHVTALVAAASLLVVAAPSTAAARPSAAPDQPVDSSREFSTSFEADERQPDWRNTVEEGPDGKNRSSGVDGGFSAGIPGNVTDKVTDLRASGENTGSGEVKENLVDVESGTKWLTFTPSGWVEFDLAEPVKVVTYALTSANDHDARDPRDWTLKGSTDGTTWKDLDTRAGQTFSERFQTKSYDFTSDAAYQHFRLEITKNNGASDVLQLADVQFSDGDTSAPVPDEMRSQADRGPSGSPTAKSGAGFSGRKALRYAGTHKPDGRAYSYNKVFDVDTAVTKDTELSYLVYPQMGETDLAYPATHIAVDLAFTDGTYLSGLKATDSHGGVLTPQGQADAKRLYVNQWNKVASRIGTVAAGKTVDRVLVAYDSPKGPSKFQGWIDDIRIAPKAPEKRKAHLADYALTTRGTNSSGGFSRGNNIPATAVPHGFNFWTPVTNAGSTSWLYDYARGNNEDNLPEIQAFSASHEPSPWMGDRQTFQMMPSAAEGTPDASRSARALPFRHENETAKPHYYGVTFDSGLKAEMTPTDHAARMRFTYPGDDASMVFDNISNAGGLTLDAKTGSFTGFSDVKSGLSTGATRLFVHGVFDAPVTGSGKLSGGGGADVTGYFRFDAGEDRTVGLRLATSLISVDQAKRNLAMEIPESASFEETRDRARSAWDRILGKVEVEGANADQLTTLYSSLYRLYLYPNSGFEKVDGKDRYASPFSPQTGPDTPTHTGAKIVDGKVYVNNGFWDTYRTTWPAYSFLTPKKAGEMVDGFVQQYKDGGWVSRWSSPGYADLMTGTSSDVAFADAYVKGVKFDAEAAYEAALKNATVVPPSSGVGRKGMETSPFTGYADTSTHEGLSWSLEGYLNDYGIAQMGKALYKKTKNARYKEESDYFLNRARNYVKLFDDKAGFFQGRNAKGDWRVPSERYDPRIWGYDYTETNGWGYAFTAPQDSRGLANLYGGRAGLAEKLDTYFDTPETAGPQFVGSYGGVIHEMTEARDVRMGMYGHSNQVAHHATYMYDAASQPWKTQEKVREVLGRLYTGSEIGQGYHGDEDNGEQSAWFLFSSLGFYPLVMGSGEYAIGSPLFTKTTVHLENGRDLVVKAPKNSAKNVYVQGLKVNGKKWKSTSLPHDLLAKGGVLEFDMGAKPSAWGTGKNAAPVSITQDDDVPDPKADVLKGEGALFDNTSATKASVESVDLPVASATKALQYTLTSSAAKDAPAGWVLQGSSDGTTWKDLDKRSAQSFAWDRQTRVFSVGRPGSYTAYRLVVDGTATLAEIELLGQK; from the coding sequence ATGAGAGCCCATGTCACCGCCCTCGTGGCGGCGGCTTCGCTCCTTGTGGTGGCCGCTCCATCCACCGCAGCCGCCCGGCCCTCCGCTGCTCCGGACCAACCGGTCGACAGCAGCCGGGAGTTCAGCACCTCGTTCGAAGCGGACGAAAGGCAGCCGGACTGGCGCAACACCGTCGAAGAGGGGCCGGACGGAAAGAACCGGTCGTCAGGTGTAGATGGCGGATTCTCCGCCGGAATACCGGGCAATGTCACCGACAAGGTGACGGACCTGCGCGCAAGTGGCGAGAACACCGGCAGCGGAGAGGTCAAAGAGAATCTCGTCGATGTCGAGTCCGGTACGAAGTGGCTGACGTTCACACCGTCCGGATGGGTTGAATTCGACCTGGCCGAACCGGTGAAAGTCGTGACATACGCACTCACTTCGGCCAACGACCATGACGCGCGTGACCCGCGTGACTGGACGCTCAAGGGCTCCACCGACGGCACGACGTGGAAGGACCTGGACACCCGGGCCGGCCAGACCTTCTCCGAACGTTTCCAGACAAAGTCATATGATTTCACCTCCGACGCGGCCTACCAGCACTTCCGTCTGGAGATCACGAAGAACAACGGCGCCTCGGACGTACTCCAGCTCGCCGACGTCCAGTTCTCCGACGGCGACACCTCCGCGCCCGTCCCTGACGAGATGCGCAGCCAGGCCGACCGCGGCCCGTCCGGCTCCCCCACCGCCAAGTCGGGCGCCGGGTTCAGCGGAAGGAAGGCGCTGCGCTACGCCGGTACGCACAAGCCGGACGGCCGGGCCTACTCGTACAACAAGGTCTTCGACGTGGACACGGCCGTCACGAAGGACACCGAGCTCTCCTACCTCGTCTACCCGCAGATGGGCGAGACGGACCTCGCCTACCCGGCGACGCACATCGCGGTCGACCTCGCCTTCACCGACGGCACCTACCTCAGTGGTCTCAAGGCGACCGACAGCCACGGCGGTGTGCTGACCCCGCAGGGCCAGGCCGACGCCAAGCGGCTGTACGTGAACCAGTGGAACAAGGTCGCCTCGCGCATCGGCACCGTCGCGGCGGGCAAGACCGTCGACCGTGTCCTGGTGGCGTACGACTCCCCCAAGGGCCCGTCGAAGTTCCAGGGCTGGATCGACGACATCAGGATCGCGCCGAAGGCGCCGGAGAAGCGCAAGGCCCACCTGGCGGACTACGCGCTGACCACCCGCGGCACGAACTCCAGCGGCGGGTTCTCGCGCGGCAACAACATTCCGGCCACCGCCGTCCCCCATGGTTTCAACTTCTGGACGCCGGTCACCAACGCCGGTTCGACGAGCTGGCTGTACGACTACGCCCGGGGCAACAACGAGGACAACCTCCCCGAGATCCAGGCGTTCAGCGCCAGCCACGAGCCGAGCCCCTGGATGGGCGACCGCCAGACCTTCCAGATGATGCCGTCGGCGGCCGAGGGCACGCCGGACGCCTCCCGCTCGGCGCGCGCGCTGCCGTTCCGCCACGAGAACGAGACAGCGAAGCCGCACTACTACGGTGTGACATTTGACAGTGGACTCAAGGCCGAGATGACGCCCACCGACCACGCGGCGCGTATGCGCTTCACCTACCCCGGTGACGACGCGAGCATGGTCTTCGACAACATCTCCAACGCCGGCGGGCTGACCCTCGACGCGAAGACCGGTTCCTTCACCGGCTTCTCCGACGTGAAGAGCGGCCTCTCGACCGGAGCCACCCGGCTCTTCGTCCACGGAGTCTTCGACGCGCCGGTCACCGGCAGCGGCAAGCTGAGCGGCGGTGGCGGCGCCGATGTGACCGGGTACTTCCGCTTCGACGCCGGCGAGGACCGTACGGTCGGGCTGCGCCTGGCGACCTCGCTCATCAGCGTGGACCAGGCCAAGCGGAACCTCGCCATGGAGATCCCGGAGTCCGCCTCCTTCGAGGAGACCAGGGACCGGGCGCGGAGCGCCTGGGACCGCATCCTGGGCAAGGTCGAGGTCGAGGGGGCGAACGCGGACCAGCTGACCACGCTCTACTCCAGCCTCTACCGGCTGTACCTGTACCCGAACTCGGGCTTCGAGAAGGTCGACGGGAAGGACAGGTACGCCAGCCCCTTCTCACCGCAGACCGGTCCCGACACCCCGACGCACACGGGCGCGAAGATCGTCGACGGCAAGGTCTACGTCAACAACGGCTTCTGGGACACCTACCGCACGACGTGGCCCGCCTACTCCTTCCTCACCCCGAAGAAGGCCGGCGAGATGGTGGACGGCTTCGTCCAGCAGTACAAGGACGGGGGCTGGGTCTCCCGTTGGTCGTCCCCGGGCTACGCGGACCTGATGACCGGTACCAGTTCGGACGTGGCGTTCGCCGACGCGTACGTCAAGGGCGTGAAGTTCGACGCGGAGGCCGCGTACGAGGCGGCCCTGAAGAACGCCACCGTCGTCCCGCCGTCCTCCGGCGTCGGCCGCAAGGGCATGGAGACCTCACCCTTCACCGGATACGCGGACACCTCGACCCACGAGGGACTTTCCTGGTCGCTGGAGGGCTACCTCAACGACTACGGCATCGCGCAGATGGGCAAGGCCCTCTACAAGAAGACGAAGAACGCGCGCTACAAGGAGGAGTCCGACTACTTCCTGAACCGTGCCCGCAACTACGTGAAGCTCTTCGACGACAAGGCCGGCTTCTTCCAGGGCAGGAACGCCAAGGGTGACTGGCGGGTCCCGTCCGAGCGGTACGACCCGCGGATCTGGGGCTACGACTACACCGAGACCAACGGCTGGGGCTACGCCTTCACCGCCCCGCAGGACAGCCGCGGTCTGGCCAACCTCTACGGCGGCCGCGCCGGCCTCGCCGAGAAGCTCGACACGTACTTCGACACACCGGAGACCGCGGGACCGCAGTTCGTCGGCTCGTACGGGGGCGTCATCCACGAGATGACGGAGGCCCGAGACGTACGGATGGGCATGTACGGCCACAGCAACCAGGTCGCCCACCACGCCACGTACATGTACGACGCGGCCTCGCAGCCGTGGAAGACGCAGGAGAAGGTCCGCGAGGTCCTCGGCCGCCTCTACACGGGCAGCGAGATCGGGCAGGGCTACCACGGCGACGAGGACAACGGCGAGCAGTCGGCCTGGTTCCTCTTCTCCTCGCTCGGCTTCTACCCGCTGGTGATGGGCAGTGGCGAGTACGCGATCGGCTCGCCGCTCTTCACGAAGACCACGGTGCACCTGGAGAACGGCCGCGACCTGGTCGTCAAGGCTCCGAAGAACAGCGCGAAGAACGTCTACGTTCAAGGCTTGAAGGTCAACGGCAAGAAGTGGAAGTCGACTTCACTGCCGCACGACCTGCTGGCCAAGGGTGGCGTGCTGGAGTTCGACATGGGCGCGAAGCCTTCCGCGTGGGGCACCGGCAAGAACGCGGCGCCGGTCTCGATCACCCAGGACGACGACGTACCGGACCCGAAGGCGGACGTGCTGAAGGGCGAGGGCGCCCTCTTCGACAACACCTCGGCCACGAAGGCCTCGGTCGAGTCGGTGGACCTGCCGGTGGCCTCGGCCACGAAGGCACTCCAGTACACGCTGACCTCGTCCGCCGCGAAGGACGCCCCGGCGGGCTGGGTACTCCAGGGCTCGTCGGACGGTACGACGTGGAAGGACCTCGACAAGCGGTCCGCCCAGTCGTTCGCCTGGGACAGGCAGACCCGGGTGTTCTCGGTCGGCCGGCCTGGCTCGTACACGGCGTACCGGCTGGTCGTCGACGGCACGGCGACGCTGGCGGAGATCGAGCTCCTCGGCCAGAAGTGA
- a CDS encoding class F sortase yields MTLCVTFSLVAGIVWVSSDSSDDTRSATAARGSDAAGGGREPFRRAPHTPEEHVPASHTPLVPSRPMKVAIPAIFIEAPVAGLGLDKKGRLEVPPLSRPKLTGWYEKGPSPGENGTALLVGHRDTRTGPAIFLNLNALRRGDKVNVVRADRRTAVFTVDAVKTYTKDKFPDDTVYGETGRPELRLLTCGGRFDAKAGYSANVVVFAHLTSLKKAA; encoded by the coding sequence ATGACGCTGTGCGTGACGTTCTCCCTGGTGGCCGGCATCGTCTGGGTGTCCTCGGACTCCTCCGATGACACCCGGTCGGCCACCGCCGCCCGCGGCAGCGACGCCGCGGGCGGCGGGCGGGAACCGTTCCGACGGGCACCCCACACACCGGAGGAGCACGTGCCCGCCTCGCACACCCCTCTGGTGCCCTCCCGCCCGATGAAGGTGGCCATTCCCGCCATCTTCATCGAGGCGCCGGTCGCCGGACTCGGCCTCGACAAGAAGGGCCGGCTCGAAGTCCCGCCGTTGAGCAGACCCAAGCTGACGGGCTGGTACGAGAAGGGGCCGTCACCCGGTGAGAACGGCACGGCCCTGCTCGTGGGCCACCGGGACACCCGGACCGGTCCCGCCATCTTCCTCAACCTCAACGCACTGCGCCGGGGCGACAAGGTCAACGTGGTGCGCGCGGACCGCAGGACCGCGGTGTTCACGGTCGATGCGGTGAAGACGTACACGAAGGACAAGTTCCCCGACGACACGGTGTACGGGGAGACCGGGCGGCCCGAACTCCGGCTGCTGACCTGCGGCGGGCGTTTCGACGCGAAGGCGGGCTACTCCGCGAACGTGGTGGTCTTCGCCCACCTCACCTCACTGAAGAAGGCGGCCTGA